In Arachis hypogaea cultivar Tifrunner chromosome 17, arahy.Tifrunner.gnm2.J5K5, whole genome shotgun sequence, a single window of DNA contains:
- the LOC112763686 gene encoding kinesin-like protein KIN-12C, with amino-acid sequence MTHDIIRDLLGVKLDITNYADLIDQNQIVKWLEDAHHQREEYSAKEKENLNLRLNDLLEERESCISELKTKDEDVTAAQIAVQQLQERDQLLSAQNEMLKTDKTNLMRKIAELDDMLKKFIGKQITQHLSQLLRIQVQGKGALDSSNNGLNRRFSQAERLSRVNEELAWYCKSAGSDSHGYKPDFSCLKLQGLTSTVQMPVWFLN; translated from the exons ATGACTCATGATATCATTCGAGACCTTCTAGGTgtcaaactggacattaccaacTATGCT GATTTGATAGATCAAAATCAAATTGTAAAATGGTTAGAAGATgctcatcatcaaagagaagaaTATTCTGCAAAG GAAAAAGAGAACCTCAACCTGAGGCTGAATGATCTCCTTGAAGAAAGAGAAAG CTGCATATCGGAACTCAAAACTAAAGACGAAGATGTAACTGCTGCTCAAATTGCAGTGCAGCAACTTCAAGAGCGAGATCAGTTGCTTTCTGCACAGAATGAAATGTTGAAG ACGGATAAGACCAACCTAATGAGGAAGATTGCAGAATTGGATGACATGCTGAAAAAATTTATTGGGAAACAAATCAcccaacatctttctcagttgtTAAGGATTCAG GTACAGGGTAAGGGTGCTTTGGATTCCAGTAACAATGGACTCAATAGGAGGTTTTCACAAGCTGAACGACTTTCTCGAGTTAATGAGGAACTTGCTTGGTATTGTAAATCAGCTGGCAGTGATTCACACGGCTATAAACCagatttttcttgtttgaagCTGCAGGGTTTAACTTCAACTGTACAGATGCCAGTCTGGTTTTTGAATTGA
- the LOC112765850 gene encoding signal recognition particle 19 kDa protein, translated as MNVDGELPNIKRWIVLYPVYMNSKKTMAEGRRIGLSKACENPTCAEIGDCCSYLKLPFAIEIDKAYPRDFMQKGRVRVLLKKEDGTLFNPTISSRKQLMLRVADMVPKHHGRTKKQEAAVSTSNAGASNKSGKGGKKRR; from the exons atgAACGTGGATGGTGAATTGCCGAATATAAAGAGGTGGATTGTGTTGTACCCTGTTTACATGAATTCTAAGAAGACGATGGCAGAAGGAAGACGAATTGGACTCAGCAAAGCTTGCGAGAATCCCACGTGTGCTGAAATTGGCGATTGCTGCAGCTATCTGAAACTCCCTTTTGCAATTGAG ATTGACAAGGCTTACCCGCGTGATTTCATGCAAAAAGGGAGAGTGAGGGTGTTACTAAAGAAGGAAGATGGCACTCTTTTTAATCCCACTATCTCATCCA GAAAACAGCTAATGCTTCGTGTTGCAGACATGGTACCCAAACATCATGGAAGGACAAAGAAGCAGGAGGCGGCTGTGTCAACATCAAATGCAGGAGCTTCCAACAAATCTGGGAAAGGTGGAAAAAAGAGgagataa
- the LOC112763687 gene encoding zinc finger BED domain-containing protein RICESLEEPER 2-like, producing the protein MGSLKIDLEVARDTFVSYVVTGDKPFNMVDDRRFRNWVKYISPTLKLPTRNTVKSDIVKVHKREAVKLKKILVSIANRICLTSDLWTSSTNEGYICLTAHFVDENWKLQNNASSNDTCVDHLKSTLDVHGSLLCGGEFFHVRCSAHILNLIVQDGMKIYDIEGLEYTTTLCLDVPTKWNSLYTMLASAIPYKKIFEMYKVKEDEFRDSCPSSNEWKRTEKICGFLLPFYETTKLMSGTSYPTSNLYILQVWQIQLILMNSLKNDEVLIRHMGEQMMIKFKKYWDEYSVGLAFGTVLDPRFKLNTLAHCYNEIDPISTKDKVEHVKILNTPRRDSIHSVKAVPLIVHQSLLLWIDKRKTEVISVDDSLYVEQMHVNFKVYNYQLKPLDVDRNLNLYNCEGYFLTTEGLNVKLSGSSDPVEPIRILNSATCISLSSSNLADEVDPEPVGTSGIPWSHYKSKKLVSNWV; encoded by the exons ATGGGTTCACTTAAGATTGATTTAGAAGTGGCTAGAGATACGTTTGTTTCTTATGTAGTTACTGGGGATAAGCCATTCAATATGGTTGATGATAGGAGATTTAGAAATTGGGTGAAATATATAAGTCCAACTTTGAAACTTCCTACTAGGAATACGGTTAAGTCTGACATAGTGAAAGTTCACAAGAGAGAAGCtgtgaaacttaaaaaaattttagtttccaTTGCAAATAGAATTTGCCTAACATCTGATCTTTGGACATCCAGTACCAATGAGGGGTATATATGTTTGACTGCACATTTTGTTGATGAGAACTGGAAATTACAGA ATAATGCTTCTTCTAATGATACTTGTGTTGATCACTTGAAAAGTACTTTGGATGTGCATGGTTCATTGTTGTGTGGTGGTGAATTCTTTCATGTTCGTTGCTCTGctcatattttaaatcttattgtCCAAGATGGAATGAAAATATATG atattgagggacttgagtataCAACTACATTATGTTTAGATGTTCCTACTAAGTGGAATTCACTTTATACAATGCTTGCAAGTGCTATTCcatataagaaaatttttgaaatgtaTAAAGTAAAAGAAGATGAATTTAGGGATAGTTGCCCTTCATCAAATGAGTGGAAAAGAACTGAAAAGATATGTGGTTTCTTGTTACCATTTTACGAAACTACCAAGTTGATGTCTGGAACTTCTTACCCAACATCCAACTTGTATATTTTACAAGTTTGGCAAATTCAGCTTATTTTGATGAATAGTTTGAAGAATGATGAAGTGCTTATAAGGCACATGGGAGAACAAATGATGATCAAGTTCAAGAAATATTGGGATGAATATAGTGTTGGTCTTGCATTTGGGACAGTTCTTGATCCTAGATTTAAACTCAACACTTTGGCTCATTGCTATAATGAGATTGATCCTATTAGTACTAAAGACAAAGTGGAGCATGTGAAGA ttttgaacacccctaggcGTGACTCGATTCATAGTGTGAAAGCAGTACCTTTGATTGTGCATCAAAGTCTTCTCCTTTGGATTGATAAAAGAAAGACTGAAGTGATTAGTGTTGATGATAGCCTTTATGTTGAGCAAATGCATGTTAACTTCAAGGTTTATAATTACCAGTTAAAGCCTCTTGATGTCGACAGGAACCTCAATCTCTACAATTGCGAAGGATATTTTCTAACTACTGAGGGGCTCAATGTAAAGCTCAG TGGTTCTTCTGATCCAGTTGAACCTATTAGGATTTTAAATTCTGCAACATGTATTTCACTTTCTAGTTCAAATTTAGCTGATGAAGTTGATCCAG AACCTGTCGGGACTAGTGGCATCCCTTGGAGCCACTACAAATCAAAGAAGTTAGTTTCAAATTGGGTCTGA
- the LOC112763688 gene encoding uncharacterized protein: MAEEIFGSPFEILKKIVSVAYQVVLLPHLSNLHDVFHVSQLQKYTLDATHVLDFELVQLKENLTFQVAPVRIDDVSDKKLRRKEVQLVKVAWSRSGIEEHTWELEIYMRKDYPQLFTGN; encoded by the exons ATGGCGGAAGAAATTTTTGGTA GTCCGTTTGAGATCCTGAAGAAGATCGTTTCTGTGGCGTATCAAGTGGTTTTACTGCCACATCTTTCGAActtgcacgacgtatttcacgttTCGCAACTTCAGAAGTATACTCTGGACGCGACTCATGTATTGGATTTCGAACTAGTTCAATTGAAGGAGAATCTAACTTTTCAAGTTGCTCCGGTTCGGATTGATGATGTAAGCGACAAGAAGCTCCGCAGAAAAGAAGTTCAATTAGTTAAGGTGGCTTGGAGTCGATCAGGCATCGAAGAGCATACTTGGGAGTTGGAAATATACATGAGGAAGGACTATCCGCAATTATTCACAGGTAACTAA